One segment of Alistipes finegoldii DSM 17242 DNA contains the following:
- a CDS encoding RagB/SusD family nutrient uptake outer membrane protein, which translates to MKIYGIILSVLGAASVALSTSCHGELDVTQSDKLNTTNMWTSESDALTATTGIYYRLRQAFAQSKANPFFWGELRVGPAMWGKGTGRSLCDNDMLDVMLNTLSASDASTDWSYLYTTIDQCNQVLKYAPGIGMSEDNMNYCLGNARFIRAYCYFWIARVWGDAPVITTPTEGTGEAIYPSRHPVAEVYARIEDDLNAAAGYIRTNAKGCYYATADNVNLLRADFALWMYAAGGGDGYLTMAETALGAVQSAGLLDRFADVFSISNKKNREIAFALHLENGEYTSGSYFSYFIWGSTQIKAEYRNAPDGVPVSSNQWFLYSDDFIGFLKRSKELGDQRTDVTYMERTGVSDMYEVIQWPNKLIGNISTGTIVWEQDFILYRYAQYYTMLAELRYHRKDYSGALTALNTLAQRAYGKANFYTDSSAAAVRQALVDENLKEFAEEGNVYFTLIRLGAIHDYNPYRYVDGLGQCGIDTSRPNQLLMPVSKKAMNKNNKITQTQGWS; encoded by the coding sequence ATGAAAATATATGGAATAATCCTTTCTGTTCTGGGGGCCGCCTCGGTTGCGCTGAGCACTTCCTGTCACGGGGAACTCGACGTCACGCAGTCCGACAAGCTCAACACCACCAACATGTGGACCAGCGAGAGCGACGCCCTCACCGCCACTACCGGCATCTACTACCGCCTGCGGCAGGCGTTCGCCCAAAGCAAGGCCAATCCTTTCTTCTGGGGCGAACTGCGCGTCGGCCCGGCCATGTGGGGCAAGGGCACCGGCCGCTCGCTGTGCGACAACGACATGCTGGACGTCATGCTCAACACCCTCAGCGCCTCCGATGCCTCGACCGACTGGAGCTATCTTTACACCACCATCGACCAGTGCAATCAGGTGCTCAAATACGCTCCCGGAATCGGCATGTCCGAGGACAATATGAACTACTGTCTGGGCAACGCCCGTTTCATCCGGGCGTACTGCTACTTCTGGATCGCCCGCGTGTGGGGCGACGCTCCGGTGATTACGACTCCGACCGAGGGAACCGGCGAGGCGATCTATCCCTCGCGCCATCCGGTCGCCGAGGTCTATGCCCGGATCGAAGACGACCTGAACGCTGCGGCGGGGTATATCAGGACCAATGCGAAGGGCTGCTACTATGCGACGGCCGACAACGTCAATCTGCTCCGTGCCGACTTCGCGCTCTGGATGTATGCGGCGGGCGGCGGCGACGGCTACCTGACCATGGCCGAGACGGCTTTGGGCGCGGTGCAGTCGGCCGGCCTGCTCGACCGGTTCGCCGACGTGTTCAGCATCTCGAACAAGAAGAACAGGGAGATCGCTTTCGCCCTGCATCTGGAGAACGGCGAGTATACGTCGGGCAGCTACTTCTCCTACTTCATCTGGGGCAGCACCCAGATCAAGGCCGAGTACCGCAACGCTCCCGACGGGGTGCCCGTCAGTTCGAACCAGTGGTTCCTCTACTCGGACGACTTCATCGGGTTCCTCAAGCGGAGCAAGGAGCTGGGCGACCAGCGGACCGATGTGACCTACATGGAGCGCACGGGCGTCAGCGATATGTACGAAGTCATCCAGTGGCCCAACAAGCTCATCGGCAATATCTCTACGGGCACGATAGTCTGGGAGCAGGATTTCATCCTCTACCGCTATGCGCAGTATTACACCATGCTGGCCGAACTGCGCTACCACCGGAAGGACTATTCGGGAGCGCTCACGGCCCTCAATACGCTGGCGCAGCGCGCCTACGGCAAAGCGAATTTCTATACCGACTCCTCGGCCGCAGCCGTCCGGCAGGCGCTCGTGGACGAGAACCTCAAGGAGTTCGCCGAAGAGGGCAACGTCTATTTCACGCTGATCCGTCTGGGGGCGATCCATGATTACAACCCCTACCGCTATGTGGACGGGCTGGGACAGTGCGGCATCGACACGTCGCGCCCCAACCAGCTGCTGATGCCCGTGTCGAAGAAGGCGATGAACAAGAACAACAAGATCACGCAGACACAGGGCTGGTCGTAA
- a CDS encoding SusC/RagA family TonB-linked outer membrane protein, whose protein sequence is MKKNLSVFRTGCCMLMLLLCNVFTLSAAEELYAQHYNVTLSLRNATVKEAVDAVTRQTGIAFSYESSVGVMPLGNVEIRVDGGAVDAVLGPLFADKGIAWQVVDGVVILTRQNSPPQSDSGRRLTVRGRITAGAGESIVGATVMVKGTQTGVSSDVEGNYEIVVPGPGSVLVFNYLGYQPQEIAVGNRTQIDVRLAEDNNVLDDVVVIGYGTQSRRTLTSAVSKVSGADLEGVPVNSIGDALKGKVPGVRVSTANNQPGSDPVFLIRGGSSINQSNAPIIIVDGVRREMTGLNTNDIESIEILKDAASAGIYGASASNGVILVTTKKGNRAKGPQITFEAQAAWTSPATKFDLMDARDYVVTMRRALNDCPGYTYGQQVLTGANSAGIGNGDSSIWTTRYLQEGESVPRGWSSVVDPVDPSKIIVFQDNDQQSQWFDDSYWMQYYLGVNGGSDKVTYAASASYMKDGGIGINTDFSRFTFHGNTSFKITKSLTAGTTFDYSETSGNEIPSSGIGNYWTILGRGMFMPATHRDYLEDGQPGQGTNSTTISAAWFDRYYTNNYVTRRSTANFNLKWDIVDGLSAFAQIANHNSYKNSYQYLAGNAISQTRQTYEGWSQTNRLSFQAHVDYNKSFGDHNLSAMAGYDFLKRKINGMSMTVQGAESDKTPTLGAGTTPTAWTDTQTPWCQISYFGRLNYNYKEKYMLGFTMRADGSSLFAKDNRWGYFPAVSAGWVVSEEKFWNVEKFNQLKLRLSYGLTGNNNVDYYDTLGAYSVTGIYAGSGATLASTLPNLGLTWEKTKQFDIGLDMAFFNNRLRVAADYYSKKSEDLLFDVSLPDTSGYGSAMQNVGSIRFYGLEFEISSVNVSTKNFSWTTDFTYSFNANKVLSLPDEYYYKDIDGKDAWRIGGYTMSESGYRFGGTAVGEPLGRIYGYKTSHIIESEAQADAALYDSNSHGYRRSDGLSIAGRKDVGDYEWKNRAGSALTADGREQINGEDMFLLGNVVPHSTGGMNNTFKFKNLTLSVYLDYALGHSIYNYQYTRCFQTSMGNCNWNLVYDALNTWQKPGDDTKFARLTPNDADGGNRNYSRISNINVQKADYLCLRDVTLSYDLPLRWIRKVGLGRLTVSVSGNTLCYWTGVKGISPESASVGSSTGMYSVTSSSATSFNNYPPTRKVLFGLKATF, encoded by the coding sequence ATGAAGAAAAATTTATCTGTTTTTCGGACGGGATGCTGTATGTTGATGCTGTTGCTGTGCAACGTCTTTACGTTGTCGGCGGCTGAAGAGCTGTATGCACAACACTACAATGTCACCCTGTCCCTGCGAAATGCAACCGTCAAGGAAGCGGTCGATGCGGTGACCCGGCAAACCGGAATTGCATTTTCGTACGAATCGTCGGTCGGCGTCATGCCGCTCGGCAATGTGGAAATCCGTGTGGACGGCGGCGCTGTCGATGCCGTTCTCGGTCCGCTGTTCGCCGACAAAGGCATCGCGTGGCAGGTCGTCGACGGCGTCGTGATCCTGACCCGGCAAAACTCCCCCCCCCAATCGGATTCCGGTCGTAGGCTGACCGTCAGGGGCCGGATAACCGCCGGCGCCGGCGAGTCGATCGTCGGTGCGACGGTCATGGTCAAAGGCACCCAGACGGGCGTTTCGTCCGACGTGGAGGGCAATTACGAAATCGTCGTTCCCGGTCCGGGTTCGGTGCTGGTATTCAATTATCTGGGCTATCAGCCTCAGGAGATCGCGGTCGGCAACCGGACGCAGATCGACGTGCGGCTCGCCGAGGACAACAACGTGCTGGACGACGTGGTGGTCATCGGTTACGGCACCCAGTCGCGCCGCACGCTGACCAGCGCCGTCTCGAAGGTGAGCGGCGCCGATCTGGAAGGTGTTCCGGTCAATTCGATCGGCGATGCGCTGAAGGGCAAGGTTCCGGGCGTACGCGTCTCGACGGCCAACAACCAGCCGGGCAGCGATCCGGTGTTCCTGATCCGCGGCGGTTCGTCAATCAACCAGTCCAATGCGCCGATCATCATCGTGGACGGCGTTCGCCGCGAGATGACCGGACTCAATACGAACGACATCGAGTCGATCGAGATCCTGAAGGACGCCGCTTCGGCGGGTATTTACGGAGCCAGCGCGTCGAACGGCGTGATTCTGGTGACCACCAAGAAGGGTAACCGCGCCAAGGGGCCCCAGATTACGTTCGAGGCGCAGGCCGCATGGACCTCGCCCGCGACGAAATTCGACCTGATGGACGCCCGCGACTATGTCGTCACCATGCGCCGCGCGCTGAACGACTGCCCCGGATATACCTACGGACAGCAGGTGCTGACGGGCGCCAACTCGGCCGGTATCGGCAACGGCGATTCGTCGATCTGGACGACCCGCTACCTGCAGGAGGGCGAAAGCGTGCCCCGCGGCTGGAGTTCGGTGGTCGATCCGGTCGATCCGTCGAAGATCATCGTTTTTCAGGATAACGACCAGCAGAGCCAGTGGTTCGACGACTCCTACTGGATGCAGTACTACCTCGGCGTGAACGGCGGCAGCGACAAGGTGACCTACGCCGCTTCGGCCAGCTACATGAAAGACGGCGGCATCGGCATCAACACCGATTTCTCCCGCTTTACGTTCCACGGCAACACCTCCTTCAAGATCACCAAGAGCCTTACGGCCGGTACGACCTTCGACTACTCGGAGACCAGCGGCAACGAGATCCCTTCGAGCGGCATCGGCAACTACTGGACGATTCTGGGCCGCGGCATGTTCATGCCCGCCACCCACCGCGACTACCTCGAAGACGGCCAGCCCGGTCAGGGCACCAACAGTACGACCATCTCGGCGGCATGGTTCGACCGCTACTATACCAACAACTATGTGACCCGCCGCTCCACGGCCAACTTCAACCTCAAGTGGGACATTGTCGACGGCCTGTCGGCTTTCGCCCAGATCGCCAACCACAACTCCTACAAGAACAGCTACCAGTATCTGGCCGGCAACGCCATCAGCCAGACCCGCCAGACCTACGAAGGGTGGTCGCAGACCAACCGCCTGAGTTTTCAGGCGCACGTCGATTACAACAAATCCTTCGGCGACCACAATCTCAGCGCCATGGCCGGATACGACTTCCTCAAGCGCAAGATCAACGGCATGTCGATGACCGTGCAGGGCGCCGAGTCCGACAAGACCCCGACGCTGGGGGCGGGCACCACGCCTACCGCATGGACCGACACCCAGACGCCGTGGTGCCAGATCTCCTATTTCGGACGTCTGAACTACAACTACAAGGAGAAATACATGCTGGGCTTCACCATGCGCGCCGACGGTTCGTCGCTCTTCGCCAAGGATAACCGCTGGGGCTATTTCCCCGCTGTTTCGGCCGGCTGGGTCGTTTCCGAGGAGAAGTTCTGGAACGTCGAGAAGTTCAACCAGCTGAAACTCCGCCTGAGCTACGGTCTGACGGGTAACAACAACGTCGATTATTACGACACGCTCGGCGCCTACAGCGTGACGGGCATCTATGCCGGTTCGGGCGCTACGCTCGCTTCGACGCTGCCCAACCTCGGCCTGACGTGGGAGAAGACCAAGCAGTTCGACATCGGTCTCGACATGGCGTTCTTCAACAACCGCCTGCGCGTGGCCGCCGACTATTACAGCAAGAAGTCGGAAGACCTGCTCTTCGACGTCTCGCTGCCCGATACGTCGGGATACGGCTCGGCCATGCAGAACGTCGGTTCGATCCGCTTCTACGGGCTCGAATTCGAAATTTCGTCGGTGAACGTCAGCACCAAGAACTTCAGCTGGACGACCGACTTCACCTACTCGTTCAACGCCAACAAGGTGCTGTCGCTGCCCGACGAGTATTACTATAAGGATATCGACGGCAAAGACGCATGGCGCATCGGCGGCTATACGATGTCCGAGTCGGGCTACCGCTTCGGCGGCACGGCCGTCGGCGAGCCGCTGGGACGCATCTACGGCTACAAGACCTCCCATATCATCGAATCCGAGGCGCAGGCCGACGCCGCGCTTTACGACTCCAACTCGCACGGCTACCGCCGTTCGGACGGCCTGTCGATCGCCGGACGCAAGGACGTGGGCGACTACGAGTGGAAAAACCGCGCGGGGTCGGCGCTTACGGCCGACGGCCGCGAGCAGATCAACGGCGAGGACATGTTCCTGCTGGGCAATGTCGTGCCCCATTCGACGGGCGGTATGAACAATACCTTCAAATTCAAGAACCTGACCCTTTCGGTCTACCTCGACTATGCGCTGGGACATTCGATCTACAACTACCAGTATACGCGCTGCTTCCAGACCTCGATGGGCAACTGCAACTGGAATCTGGTCTACGATGCCCTGAATACATGGCAGAAGCCCGGCGACGACACCAAGTTCGCCCGCCTGACTCCCAACGACGCCGACGGCGGCAACCGCAACTACTCGCGCATTTCGAATATCAACGTGCAGAAGGCCGATTACCTCTGCCTGCGCGACGTGACGCTCTCCTACGATCTCCCGCTGCGCTGGATCCGCAAGGTCGGTCTGGGCCGTCTGACCGTTTCCGTGTCGGGCAACACGCTCTGCTACTGGACCGGCGTCAAGGGTATTTCGCCCGAATCCGCCTCGGTCGGCAGCTCGACGGGCATGTACAGCGTTACCAGTTCGAGCGCCACTTCGTTCAACAACTATCCTCCGACGCGCAAGGTGCTCTTCGGCCTCAAGGCGACCTTCTGA